Below is a genomic region from Desulfitibacter alkalitolerans DSM 16504.
AAATAGAAATCAGGATAGTACTCAAGTACACTTCGGCAAGAAAAGCAAAATCACTTATGTAAGCGGTAGCTCAATAATCCCTTATACAAGCGTCTACAGATATTATAATCCTACTAATCCAATCCCACGAATAATAAGCACTGATGGCAATGTAAATATAGATGCTATAAAAAGCTATTTTTGCTCTGAATATGCAGTCAAATTAATAGCAGATATTACAGAAATTAATTTTGAGACATTGATTAATGGAGAATACAAGATTCTCTTAGAGCCTATAGCCTACATGACTTTTCAAGGAGTAAAAATGGGGATGACAGCCCATGAAGCAGCTTTATATGATGAACAATTAAGTGGTGGACTTAGAAGTGAAATGGGAAGTTTATCCCATAAAAATTTACCTTTTGCAATGTTTTTGGAAAAATCCGATTTAGGTTTCCCAATATGGTCTGGATCAACCAATCAAAATGTTACAAATGCTCAGATTAAATCATCATTGGGTCTTGGGATTGTTAGTTTTAGGGAAATAGAAGAAGTTCCTGAAATAAGTAGCCATGATTACGAATACAGATGCGATACAGACGTTATAACTGCTGTTACAGTAACCACAGGAAGAAGACGTACACCTGATAATCCCATTACAGTAGAGTTTAGAGTAAATGGCAGAACCTATACAGTTAATAATATTTATATTCCAGAAGGAGAATCCCAGCTTGTATGGTTTAAATGGCGTACACCTATTACTCCACAAACAGTGAAGATTGATGTAAGCGTAAGTGGTGCATCGTTGAGCAAATCAACCATTACAGCTAATATAGTAGATCTCAATGAGAAAGTGCCGCCAAACCCAATTGCTAATGATAGAAACGAAGGTTTTAAAATACCTGCTATTCCTAATAAACCTCAAAAGACAACTGCTACTTGGGGAGAATGGGACTGCTATTGGGAACCGAAATGGGAATGGGAATCGGATTGGGATTGGTATGACGATGGAGAAGGTGGAGGATATTGGGAAGATAACGGAAGTTGGGTAGATAATGGAGATTGGAAATATGAGTGGATAAGCTATAGTGCAAGTCTATCCTCAACCATCAAGATTAAGCCGGACAACAAGGTGCCTACAGCTTCATCATCTACTATGAAATCAGGCTATGGGATTAATATGGATGTATCCACAAACTTTAATTCTAATGCTCCAAGTTCACATATTACAGGTGCGCAAAATGTATTATCCTATTATCCTGAGTTCCACTATCAAGATTATCTAAGGCTGCTGGAGAGAACAACAGGTGGGTATTCGGCAAAATTTCAACTTAAAAGTAATAAATATTCTACCTATAATCAAAGAGTGCATTTTACGCCAGTTTGGTTTCCCGATGGAAAATATACAGTTTATGCAGAAGTGATAGATGCCTGGACACCTGATGGCATGTTATCCATAAACTTAACGGATGAAATAACAATCAAAGGGAGCCTATATGATGACTGGCATGTTGGTCCGAAAAAATAAAGAAGATTAATTTATTGATAAGACGCAGGTAATAGTTATCTGCGTCTTTTTGGCGTAAAGAGGTGTTTTTCATGGCGTTAGATCCGGCAACAGTTAAGGCTATACTACTTGCAGCTGAAAAAGTAGCAACGGACAGGAATGTAAGAAACATTGTCATTGGTGCTGTGCTTGTTCCATTTATCATAATTCTACTTATTCTTGCTTCACCCTTTGCCATTTTCTTTGCAATAACAGGTGGGGGTGCGGGAGTAGAAAGTTTACCAATCAGTACTGTTATGCAAAACCTTAAATATGAGTTTTCCCAGAGGATAGAAGCAGAACAAATTCCGGAGGATGGTATTGATGACATACAGCTTATTATTATGGGAAGTGAAGATGGCACCATTATTGATAATTCAGGGGAAGTTTTGGCTTTATTTGCAGTGGAAGCAAATACAGATAATGAAAATGGCGAACAGGTGGCAATGTTAAATAAAAAGCAAATAAGCAGGCTCAAAGATATTTACCGGGATATGAATAGAATAACTGTTGAGATTGAGGAAATTGAAAAGGAAATAGTGACTGAAACAGCTGGAGAAAATGGTAAAACCAAAACAGAATCTACAACAGTGACAAGAAAAATAAAAAAAGTATATGTAGACAGTCTTACATGTGAAGAAGTAGTGGACGGTTTTAATTTTAATGAAATCCAGTTAAAGCTGCTTGCTGAAATTCGAAGTAGTGAATATGCCATGTTAATGTCAGGTGCTACCGGAAGAACTGGTAATACAGTGTTGACACAGGAGGAGATCTCAAAAATAAGAGCTATGTTACCAGCAGATTTGGATTTGCAAAGAAAAAAAGTTGTAATGGCTGCTTACAGTATTGTGGGAAGAGTGAATTACTTTTGGGGTGGAAAAAGTCACGTGATCGGCTGGGATAGTCGCTGGGGAGAAATGAGCGAAGTCACATCACCGGGTAGCTCCTCAACCGGAACGAGTAGACCATTTGGGCTTGACTGTTCAGGATATGTTACATGGGTATTTATTAATGCAGGTGTACCGGTCGAAAACATAAATGACACGGTAGGGCACGGTGTAACGAGGCAGTGGGAGTTATCCATCCCCATATCTGAACAACAAGTGCTGTCTGGAGATATAGCTGTTTTTTATATTCCCGGTACCCGCAAGGTTAACCATGTGGGTATTGTAGTCAGTATTGAGGAAGGTGACAAGATAATGGTAGCTCATTGTGCATCGGGTTCCAACAATGTAGATGTAACCGAAGCCAAAGCAACAGGATTTAGATATTTCAGGAGACCGGTAGTTTTAACACAAGAAATCACAATAAAACACTAATGAAAGGATAGGATGAAATGAGAATTTTAATTATTGAACCGAGGAAAGAACCTTATGAAGCAAAAATTAATAACAGCCTATCGGCTATGCAAAAGGTGGTTGGAGGCTTAATTCAACCGGTAGATATTGACGAAAATGCTACTCTTATATGTAATGAAGAAGGAAAGTTACTGGGACTTGAAGGTAATCGACGTGTCGGCAGAGATATAATAGCAGGCACGTTTTTTATTTGCGGTTGTGACCGATGTGAAGGCGAATTTATATCTCTTACGGACGAACAACTGCAAAAGTTCTATGAGCGGTTTAAAGAACCAGAGGAATATACCAATGAAGAAGTAGAGGAAACAGCAATTGTTGAGGTTTACGGTCTGGACGCAGATTATGAACCGGAGATGTAAGGAGGATAATGATGAATCCGATTATACCGATTATTGTGATTGCCATTTGCCTGATAGGCGGTGGCATTTTTTTATTTATGATGAAAGTAAGCTCTGGTAGAAGAGAGCAAACAGTTAGCGTTGAACAGCAAACTGCCAATGATTTCGTAAATGTCAAAGATATAAAGGATAAATACTTGTATACAAGAGATGGATATATCGTCATGTATATAAAAATTGATCCAATCAGTATTGAGTTGCTTTCTGAGCAAGAGAAAAAGCAGTTGTGCAAGAGTCTGACAGCGGAATTATCAAGTGAGCAGAAACCATTTAAATTCCTTGCCGTATCCCGTCCGGTGGATATATCACCGCTTATTAATGAATATACCAAAATTATTGGAACGACAAGCGACCGCAAACAAAAAGACCTGCTAAGAAATGAAATGCTTGTTATGAGTAACTATGCCCTTTCGGGAGAAGTGGTGGAAAGGCAATTTTATATCATGCTATGGGAGCAGTATGAGAACAGCGTGGAACGAGATATCTCAAAACGATGCTATGAGTTTGTATCTAAATTTGAGAGCAGTAACATCCGCTGTGAAATTTTAAAACAAAATGACATTGTAAAGCTTTGC
It encodes:
- a CDS encoding C40 family peptidase, producing MALDPATVKAILLAAEKVATDRNVRNIVIGAVLVPFIIILLILASPFAIFFAITGGGAGVESLPISTVMQNLKYEFSQRIEAEQIPEDGIDDIQLIIMGSEDGTIIDNSGEVLALFAVEANTDNENGEQVAMLNKKQISRLKDIYRDMNRITVEIEEIEKEIVTETAGENGKTKTESTTVTRKIKKVYVDSLTCEEVVDGFNFNEIQLKLLAEIRSSEYAMLMSGATGRTGNTVLTQEEISKIRAMLPADLDLQRKKVVMAAYSIVGRVNYFWGGKSHVIGWDSRWGEMSEVTSPGSSSTGTSRPFGLDCSGYVTWVFINAGVPVENINDTVGHGVTRQWELSIPISEQQVLSGDIAVFYIPGTRKVNHVGIVVSIEEGDKIMVAHCASGSNNVDVTEAKATGFRYFRRPVVLTQEITIKH
- a CDS encoding DUF3846 domain-containing protein, whose translation is MRILIIEPRKEPYEAKINNSLSAMQKVVGGLIQPVDIDENATLICNEEGKLLGLEGNRRVGRDIIAGTFFICGCDRCEGEFISLTDEQLQKFYERFKEPEEYTNEEVEETAIVEVYGLDADYEPEM